TACATATGTGTTTAGACAATTCGATTTCGTTTCAATATACTGATTtttcagtatatattttattagtatcatTTGATAAGaattaactaatatatcaCGTGAcggcaaatttttttaatcgaataGGATTACTTgctaaaaactttatttttatttatttataatatttgcctatttttaatttcatattactttaataaaaataaatattctctgTCCTGCGATAGAATGCACAGATTCTGCTCAACCCCCTACGTTACTCTGCTATCAAAACTGATTTGCCTATGGCTGGGTCAATTGGGAATACTtagaaaaactgattttagtCAGTTTTATTGTGCGTTCTCTCGCTGGAAAGTTTAGTATTGctctacaattaatatttaagtattgtaaaatatcaaatttgtggttaaatatttatattatgtgtacctatGTTTAATTTCTAAGGCCTACAAACAACTAGCAAAGTTTAAAGCAGTATACTAGGATATTAAAGGTATAAAAGAATTGATAAGAATATAGTAATGTATTACCTCTACCAACTAAGAAGTTGgagaaatttattatacatttcagaCCGGTTTGAGAATTTACATCAGaaataacactaaaaatatgaaaataaaaatctaaaaattgaatattatcacCATTATTTAAGTCAATACATAATCAagtcaataataacaaacttattttatcttaaacaatttctaaaataatcttttttatgaccaaaaaaaaaaaataaataaaaaaaaataaagacggtgcattaaaaatgtatgcaattttttacaggtttacatataaattcaatgaataaatagtaattattatgtacagagtaaaaattattactagtggtatttaatcaaatgcaaaactgttttaaatattgaaactgaGATGCTATTTAAAATGCTTGTGTGTAGACTTATCAGGTAATAAATTGTGCGCAACCAAAACTTCTATTGGTGTTTATATAGCGCAAATGGATTTGTTCACTTGTCAaccaattaaaatagaaaacaaaattaaaaaaaatctcctAGTTATATTGTTCTGGTAAGACATAAGAAATGTCGTCCCAAGGATGACGGTAGAGCCCTTGTTTTAATCTCTTCTGATCCATAAAATGtcctaaaataaagaaaaaaattgaatataaaataaaaaatgttattatcttCTTAAGAGGATGTTAGCGCAATGTGTTTTTTTCTCTGGCAACACAGACAAAACCCTTtagcacaaaataatttttttttaatttacgtttTTGATAATCTTAGGGTAAAAttaccaattataaaaattatagagaaTAATACTTTTGAAGGTATTACGTAATGATATTatcttaatacaataaaatatccatttaaatatacaattttttaatttaagttaaaaaataacaaagtagaatattgataaatgaatgtattttatctGTGATGTGGGTGTTtaagagagaaaacaaatactGCGCTGGCATTCTTTTAAagtatcttttattatattatgatatattactaACCAATAAATCCAATACTTCTTCCAAGTACAAATAAACTGTTAATTGAGCCCATATCAATATACTCTTGGGCTTCTTCACGTGTAAAACTTCCACTATGTCTCAATAAGTCACAGAATGATACAGCAATACATCCATCAACATTCAATATAAGATTGGGTTTTTTGGATGTAGTGATTTTTTCTACCTCAAGAGCATAGTTCAATAATGGAGTGGCTGGGAAGTTTTCCAAAACAAATTCTTTTATGATCTTTACTCTCATGTCTGGATTAttgatcttaaaataaaattatccatgattaatataacatttatatttattaggaaaATTAATGGCTTACCGATTTTACACGATGACCAATACCCATGATGAGTGATCCTTTTTTACGCATTTGGTTCACAAACTCCATTGGAATCAAACCAGAGTCATATGCTTCAGTAAATTGTTTAGCAGCTCCATCCAAAGCACCACCAAATCTGTCTCCAATCGTCAATAATCCAGAAACCAGAGATGAAACTAGATCTTTACCAGCTCTTGCACAGACAATAGTATTGTGAGCACCAGATACAGCTGGTCCGTGATCAGCAGTTACCATAAGACACATTTCAAAGAATTTGCACACATATGGCGGCAAAGAACGTTGGAACCACAAAAGTGATATAACTCCTCCAATACCCATATCTGCCTTAAGAACATCACTAATTGGCATACCAGCATACAATAACTCTTGTCCACGTTCATCACAAATACTAGTCATAAATGAAGCTGGTTTACGAATAAGGCCAAGTTCACGTGCCCAAGAGTAGTCCATGGGAACAGTTGGTGGTGGTAATTCAGCTTGAGGAATGATAACACCTTCTTTCACTAATTTCTTATAAACATCATGAATAATATCACCCAAAAAGTCAAATGAAGTTGGTACAAATGCACCAGCCTCACGGAGGCTGGCATTTTTGGTAGTAGCTGTTTCTTGATCAGAGTTGGCACATGAACCAGCATGACCAAATTGAACTTCAGATGTAAACATacctgataaaaataaatatggttttttaacatatttttatttatacctgaATTATATGGTGCTTGACGTGCAACAGGGAGATAAAGAAAAACTAtagatttttgtttaacaAATACTGACAAATTATAGACTGgtataaaataacagttttcAAAGAACTAATCAAAACTTATTGCacatgtataaataagtataagtatatgaCAGTTTTTAGCCATTAAATGGTAGGAATGGACAGGTTATATCTAGTGAGCAGAAGACCAATttacatagttataaaaaattaaatcatagacCTTGGTTAAGATAGTACGATTTAGtagaaaaagattaaaaagaaaatcaatGCAATGCTGAAAATAGAAACAGTGTTTAATATAGAGAAGAAAAGATCATAATAGATTGGCATGGGTTGTAAACAGATTGTTTTAATCCTATGAAGAAGTATTTAAGCTTACTGGCACAAGTTCCAATACACCAGGCCACAAGTGGTTTTGTGATTTTCTTTTGAGTCAAGGCTTCGCAAACCTCATATTCTTCAACTCCTCCAACTTCACCCAACAgtacaatcattttaatttctgGGTCTGCTTGATATCGCATGATGTGATCCATAAATGTAGTGCCAGGATAACGGTCACCGCCAATAGCTACACCTTCGTATACACCATCAGTTGTTCTTgagattatgttatttaactcATTTGACATACCACCAGATCGAGAGACATATGCAacactataaatacaatttaaatataattattaatttagtctagataatttaaaatttttaaagttgtaaagaATTGCCTTAAAAGTTGAAACATTACCTTCCTGCTCTATATAATTtggaatgtaaaatattgtccATCATACCACCAGTGTTACCAATCTTAAAACCACCCGGTTTTAATCCACCAACAGTGGCAGGTCCGATAACAGTAACTTTCTTTTCATTggccaataatattaattttcttgtcATATTTTCAGGAATACCTTCAGCAATAATAGCAATAGTTCtgatctatataatttacattaatattaattattaattaatgttaactaTAAAGATACTAAAACCATTGTGTTTCAGTCTTACTTGAGGATAATTAAGAGTTTCAATTGTACTGTCATAAGCAGATCGTAAAGATGCAAAGTTTACTAAGACATCGGCATTTTGATGCTTCAACATGGCATCTTCCATTCTTTTGTAaactaaatta
This sequence is a window from Rhopalosiphum maidis isolate BTI-1 chromosome 1, ASM367621v3, whole genome shotgun sequence. Protein-coding genes within it:
- the LOC113557292 gene encoding ATP-citrate synthase; protein product: MSAKAISEATGKDIINRNLAPLTSAVKCRFASVNENTKWEDLVLDNPWLKTESLVAKPDQLIKRRGKLGLIKVKTNYSEAKQWILERLGKDQQIGRANGKLKNFIIEPFIPHKDEEEAYVCIYSHRHADTILFHHEGGVDIGDVDAKALKLEVPIGQNVTEEQILEKLLTKVSPAKQKTIATFIVALYKMYVNLYFTYLEINPLVVTDSAIYILDLAAKVDSTADFICRSSWGEIEYPPPFGRDAFPEEAYIADLDAKSGASLKLTILNKKGRIWTMVAGGGASVIYADTICDYGGASELANYGEYSGAPSEQQTYEYAKTILGLMTQEKHPDGKVLITGGGIANFTNVAATFKGIVTALTEYQTKILDHNITIYVRRAGPNYQEGLRIIREVGKTLRIPIYVFGPETHMTAIVGYALGKKPIPKETEQESVTANFLLPGGQDSNSVNAKQEVVDGSKGGATSPTVASSVRPKLTLTAPSVKPLFGSNTRAIVWGMQTRAVQSMLDFDFVCRRHEPSVACLVYPFTGDHKLKFYWGHKEVLIPVYKRMEDAMLKHQNADVLVNFASLRSAYDSTIETLNYPQIRTIAIIAEGIPENMTRKLILLANEKKVTVIGPATVGGLKPGGFKIGNTGGMMDNILHSKLYRAGSVAYVSRSGGMSNELNNIISRTTDGVYEGVAIGGDRYPGTTFMDHIMRYQADPEIKMIVLLGEVGGVEEYEVCEALTQKKITKPLVAWCIGTCASMFTSEVQFGHAGSCANSDQETATTKNASLREAGAFVPTSFDFLGDIIHDVYKKLVKEGVIIPQAELPPPTVPMDYSWARELGLIRKPASFMTSICDERGQELLYAGMPISDVLKADMGIGGVISLLWFQRSLPPYVCKFFEMCLMVTADHGPAVSGAHNTIVCARAGKDLVSSLVSGLLTIGDRFGGALDGAAKQFTEAYDSGLIPMEFVNQMRKKGSLIMGIGHRVKSINNPDMRVKIIKEFVLENFPATPLLNYALEVEKITTSKKPNLILNVDGCIAVSFCDLLRHSGSFTREEAQEYIDMGSINSLFVLGRSIGFIGHFMDQKRLKQGLYRHPWDDISYVLPEQYN